The genomic window AGTACTTCATTGCTGATTGTTTAAAACGTTTGACAAAATattctgtttaatttcttttaCCTGAGAAAATGGCAGAGTGCTGCAAGTCTCCTCATACATCTCATTGGTCTTGATGGGAAGGACAACTTCTTCAGATCTTGACTTGGTTTTCAACATGAAAAGGTCCCAGAATCTTTTGGCATCTTTCCTGAAGTTTGAATCTGCCTCCCTTTTGCTGTGTGGATGAGAAGATAGGCTTTTTGCGTCCTGTGAATGGGGAGACTCAGGTGTGGAAGTCCAGCTTCCAACTTCTTGAGTGGCATCTGTATATGGAAAAACAAAGTTGGGCCTTTGGTATTCCATCTCTGCCAATGAGTTTGCCCCAAACACATCAAGTTCCAAAGCACTCTTATTACCTGCTACATCTTCCATTAGGAAATCTTGACTTGAAAGTTGTAGAATaatttcttcccttttcttctgtaGCTCTTCTGTTTGCTCCCTTCTTCCAAGGCATGGAATCAGCAGCATCTGAATCAGTAGCAAAAGCATAATGCTGGCCTTTGGGGTGGGGTACTCCTTTCCCCCTCAATGTCTTACAGCTTCAGAAATGGTTTGAAGGCAGGCTTCTGTATTTATACAAAGTCCATGGTTTTAGAGTCTAACCGGGATGTTTACAAGAAGGTGAAGAGGGAGGGTCAAAACATGAGACTAGTAGGTGATGCTCATTAACTGCAGGTTGTGATTATGGTAAGAGTATTGTAAGTATCTCAACCTTATTCAGCTTTTGGAGAATGTGTATTCAAAATGCATTATCTGAAGTAGGATCTGTTTCTCAGGCAGGGGTGCTTTCCAGTGTTTGGCTAAATTGTTTAGGAGCTGTCTAGGAACTGTGGAAATTTTCTAAATGTGTATTAGTACTCTGATACATTCTCAAGTAGGGCAGCTGTGTTAGGGTATTGCAATAAAGGTGGCAACTTAAAGGTGAATAGCCTTGTCCAAGTATAATCTTTTGTGGATTGGAGTCCCTTCCCTCTGATGATGTGGTGACTTAATGAATCTGTTCAAGTGCCACACGTCTCCCTTTGGCTTCCAGCACAATCTGTCATACTTCATTCCCTACCTGCAGGttgtttaaaaagagaaacaagttcagTTTTAAAGAGGAATAGACTAAGAGTATATGTTGTAGTTGATGGGGAAATCTTTTTCAGACAGGTGTTGACTTATTTGTAAAAATCTCAATAAATCTGTGACCTATATAGCTGTTTAAACTGTTCATTATTTCAAGTACATGATGTAAGGTAAATATCATAATATCATTTTGCATTTATATAGTTCTGTCAATGTGCCCAGCCTTTCACAGTGTACAACAAGAAAGGTCCCTGTCCTTGCATGTAAGATTTGACAGAAACGAAAGAGCAGAGATGGAGGCAGAGATCAGTGTAGACCAGGTATGTATTCAAATAGCAAGTTGTTTAGTCTAACAAAAACAGTGGGGAATCCCATGTTTTTATTGCATAAGTTTTCATGGACTTTGTCTCATGAAGCGTGATCCTCAATTATTTGATACAGAGAAAAAAACTTACATGAATAATGGCATATTTAAGGCTAGGTGCAAAATACAGAAATGACTACATtttgaaagcccccctcccccccccccccactgacagATTACAACCCGGTTTCTGTGGGCTGCCCAGTGTTGGGGCTGTCCAAAAGCATTATTTCAACAGAATAGGGCTATGGATTGGTGTGAGTAAACAGGATTCTAGTTAGGAAACACAGAAAAGAGAAGGGGGCAAActggaaaaacaaacagaatgccTGGGAACAGCAAATGGCATTATGAATACACAAACAGCTGTTTACACAGGGAATGCAATTAAGTGAATCAAAAGGCAGATTTACTGAAAGATAATCTTGATTCAGAAGCCTATTCAAAATTTGGTGCCCATCATGTTATCAGTAATAACACTGCATTTTTAGATTGAATTTAAAGTATATTATTTCAGACCAGTAAAATCCATTGACTTTTCTTTCATTACAAAATTGTGACCTTTCAGGCTGCTTGTCCAAAATGCCCTTGgaatataaaataaattcttCCAGAGAGTTAGCTGTGGCCGTCTGCTACagcacaaacaaaaaagaaatcctgAGAAACATTAAACAGAACTGTTTGCCGGATAAACTTTTGTGGATTAGAGCCCATTTCATTAAGAGCAAGCATCTGAGGACACCTCTGTTAATCGGCATATCTTTGGCAATGTGAAAAGTCAGCTTTCTAGGCAGCCAAGAAGCCTCTTCTTGCTTCCTAGTTCTGTGAATCCCTCTCAGAATGTCTCAGTTAATGTATCAAACTTCAGCTTTTGGGATGCTTGGAAGTACCTAAACTGCTTCAAAGTACTCTTCAAGTCTCACATTGAGAGACAGGAGAACATGGTTTTCATATTCCTCTAGTAATTGGGTATTTGCATGAGTTGAAATTTAAGGGTCATTCTCAGGAATACCATCTTCGGgcagggaaatacctgaagatttgggagcctggaggggggggggttgggaaggggagggcccacatctgggtaaaatgtcatagagtctagctcaaaagcagccattttcctccggAGAATTGATCTTTGTCAtcaggagatcaattgtaacagcaggagatctccagacaccacatGGATTTCAGCAGGCTCAAATCCCtcggtattttttaaaaaatggcttgcaTCCTACCACTCTGCTCTGCTAACATCCACAAGCCAGAGTCACCTTTTTCTGGAGGAAGAGTCTCTTCCAATAGATTAAATGCGTCTTTCATTGGAGAAAGACTCTTTAGTATGGAGGAAAACTCCCACCAGGCTCTTTATTCATTCATCTCTCCACAGTccttaggaaaaaaaaattatccatggGAATACCATGACTCTCAGCAATACCTTGTGGGTGGGGGACAGGAAGAAGATGGGACAAGGTAGGTAGGGAAGATCCACTGCCTAAAAGCAGGAGGCATCTGTGCTTTCTAAGATCCAGCACAGGGAGTACAGAGGCAGGGGGAACCTAGCTCAGCAGCAATTTACTCTAAGGAGTTTATGGAACTGTGATCTAGGAGGAGTAGACAGCATACAGGGATATGAGCAGCAGGCACAGAGCTCATCGATCAGAGACACCGCACTGTTGTTTCTTTGTACAGATGCCCCCATGTTCAAACTCTTTCTATTCACTTTCTCCAGCCCCTGAATAAGCCTCTATCATGACCCCTTCCATCTTTTCTCGAAGCTGAAATAAACTGGCTGTTTAGTCTTTCTTTGTGGAAATGCTTAAATCCTTAATGATTCTGGTTACCCTCTTCTGCATCTTTCCCAGCTCTAGAATATCTTTTCTGAGATATGGTGACTAGGACAGCAAAACAGTATTCCAGATGGGGTTATGCCATACATATATACAATGACATCATGTTACAGCCAGTTCATTTTCAGTtattttcctaataatccctggcATAGAATCTGACTTTTTCACCATTGCTAATCAATGAGCTATTATTTCCATCAAACTATCCACTACAACTCAGATatcatcatagaatcctagatttgggatctccaggatcatctagtccaaccccctgcacaatgcaggatctctTTCCTACTCAGTCACTACCCAAGCCCTCCAGACCTCTACTTCACTTTCCAGGAGAGAAGCAACCACTGTTATAGTCATTAGCGATATGAGACAAAGAAATGTCTCAAAGAAACAGTGACACCAACTCTTAGAGGGCAACAACAACACTCCCACAAGTTTTCATGATTTATAATATTCTTTTATTATAAATGTACATATATAGCCATTACCATAGATATAGTGTTTATAGAATGGAATTTGAAGTACAAATTTTGATTAGCACCAGGTTTTTAGCATTCAGATAAAGCAAAACCTCACTGTGATAAGCATATCATTATCTTCAGCATTCAGGATATATATAAAACCCTCTCACTTCAAATGTTCCTAAAGGGAAAACGTACATATAATTTATAAGAGCCTGATTTGTTTGAATAATCCTTGTCACATATTtatgcaagggagtggcgggaaataaattcaataataataataataataatatttatcaaTGCCAATGTGAAAAATGAGTTTTCTTCTGCAAAATCACATTTTGTTTCTAATGGACTACTAGCAGTCTTTTGGAGTTATAGACTAGTAATTATTAATAACTTGATGACTTGTTGAGATATTTATAATGTTTTTCTCATTTCCTCccctaccccaccaccctcctaTTTCTCTAGTTCATCAGGAATGACTATCCTATTTGCGGAAAAGATCAGAATATTTATATTATTCCAAAGTTCCACAATGATCAGATCACAAATTTACTACTCAGAGACTTATTTTGCATTATTGTGTAGATGGATGATACTTATGAACATGAGACCGCTAACCCTGTGATAGTCTGTGTCATCTTTATATGGCTGCACAACCTTTTCATCTGTATAAGCCAGGTATCTGTCCAATATCCAGAAGTCTGTCATGGGGTTTTGCCATTGAGTTCCCATTGGCTACATTCTTTGTTGACCTTGGCATAgtgaggagaagaaaaaaatgtaaaatgtaagCTTCAAGGATCAGATATCCACAGGCCATTGTAAAATTGTTATATATGCCTAATTTTATCGGTGTgtgcgggtgggtggggggaattatagagagggagagaggggtaCTACATATGAAAAATCCCTGAGGCAGAAATGTATTTGGCAAACAAGACTTTGGGTTTATTGACAGGTATAATGGAGACAAAGAGCAAATTTGAATAATTCTGCCAGGATTCTTTAAAGCTGAAATCTACTGAAGTTGGTAGACAGGTCAGACATATAATGATGTTCAGACTTACCATCTGAGCAATATCCATAACTGGGTTTGAAACAGAAAGAACATTCATAAATTTAATTTCAAATCATTATAAGAATTTAAAGTATAAAAATCATCTAAAATCGCCAGGGCTAACCTCACCACTACTGTACAAACACAGTCATTTTTGGTGGCGGTTTCAAAAGAAGTCACAATTTTCTTGTTTCCGTCCTCCAGCACTCTAAGACACTGCAAAGatttatgcatgtgtgtgtgggggttggTGGTGTCAATTTTACTTTCTACTTCAAGCTTAGGAATGGCTGAGACCAGCACCATGTATTTTTGTATATGTCCTGTTAAAATTAAGACTCCAACCATGGTCACATAGTTGGAGTACAATGTCCTGTTCAGGAAAGCTTCTGGTCCATGACCACCCAACAGTTCCTCTCAAGGAGTTTATTATACTCAATAATTGCAAACACTGGAAAAAGAGAGGTGAAGGGTAACGCAAAACCTCATTTCATCCATCTTCTATGGAACAAAACaaggaatcttgtggcaccttaaagacaaacagatTAGTTACAAACTTACTACAGTTAGATCACCTGTCCCCTCATTTTGAGTTGTTCTGGCACTcacaaataaatatgttttaaaatcacTATACACAAGAAAAGCAACACAATGTGTTTGAATGTCAGCTTTCTTTACAGTTTCCTGGAGCATACATAGTTGTGTCCTTTGCCCTTCCTGCATTCCTTTCTTTGCCATTTCCCTTGCTGCTGTACTAAAACGCAGTTCCTTCTTTTTTTTGAAAGATGAGGCGGACCTTTTCTCCAGTTGGTGAAACCGACACTTTCTCCATCATCCCATTCTAAATGGCCTGGATTTTTTTTATCATTCAAGCctacaaaaataaaatcatacaatggtAGTCACCAAAAAGCTGACAAAATGGTTAGTTCAAATAACTGTTCTCCTAAAtattcttctgtttcttcctacCTCAATTCCTTAACCTAGCATTGTTTTTGAGTGATAATTATCTTAGATAAATATATTATGCTCATCTTCTGGGAGGCTTCATTGTGAAAGCATAAGCCCTGCTTTATAATTAAGAGCCCAATTATTAAACTGCCTTTAGTATCTGTACCTGTGAATTACAGAAAATGGCTACACTATTGACCCTTGTCCAGTACCCTGATTCTGTCAGGTTAAGGGCTATTTAGCACAAGATCCAATATGCAGTTGAGCCATGAGCTCTTCAGGTGGGAGGGGAAAGTTCCAGAAGAATGGCATTGGCTGGGAGATAGGCCAAATCAGAGAAGAGCTTCAAGGGCAGAGTTGGAAGCTTCCTGAAAGTTGCCTACAAAACTCAGAATTTGCTTTGCATGGAATATGAGATCAGGGACttttgtatttaatttattatttaaacttttattccaccctctcTCAGCACACTCAGGGCAAATCACAACACAAAACCCCCCATAGATTTGACcccataaatacaatataaaatctaaTGTGAATTAAAATTTGCAGGTAAATTAAACTAATACTGCCcataaaaattgggggggggggctatgtagACCTCCCTAAGGAACATTGGAATGTGTTATaagaaaatagtattttaatattgTCAGCTTTTGGTGGGAAGTCTCCTgaggcactagggatgtggtggggagaagatgaGGTTAGCGTTCACCATTGGGGAAGGTTAAGATTTTAAGATGgggattgttttaattgttttactgttgaCTGTGGGGTTCttattgtaacctgctgcaagccaGCACTGCTGGGAATGATGGGTAAGAAATCAggtatatcagtggttctcaaccaccatCAGGCTGCAACCCCAACTGCAGCGGCGTGGGCAGTGTGCGTGGACACAAGGCGGAGCGCGCAGATGTACACGCGCAGGTGCgtggaggcagcgtggaggcgaccagtgccatggctcctccttcaCTGGCCACCGGCAGCCACCACCTGCTGCAACTGGCACCcgctgccacctgccaccaccacctgccgCTGCCTGCTACTGCTGCTACCTACGTGGTGACCccgcggaaggggccaggcgaccctacttggggtcgggacctgaaggttgagaaccactgagatagatagatagacagacagacagacagacaatcggTTCCATACATACCTATCCAGAAGGGTCTCCTTTCACTGAAGTTCCAGAGCCACCGCATGTGCAATTTGGAAGCCACACTTGCTAAACTGCCATGGTACCTGGGATCAATAAATGAAGATTGcagagttgtgagttcctgcattatgcaggaggttggactagatgaccctggaggtccctttcaacactatgattctatgagtccagacGTAGCATCTGATTAAATGCAATAGGCACATTGTGTGGCTCATGAACAGCACATTTCAAAACTGGGGATTGTTAGCTCCCCTTTGAAGAAGCTATTTGGAATGCAGCTCTTCATGCCAAAAAGAGGCAAGCTGTGATACACAGACTATGTCTGGTGTttcttaaatataaaatataccaGTATGACTTTGTTCTGTCTAATCCACTTATTCTCAAACCAATTCCACACGGAGGCATAAAATGTGTTccgccttctgcttgcaaacgcgTGATAGGAAGCCATGTGTTTGcaggcttcctgatgggagacccctcccacatcatcCCACTGCCTCAGCATCtcattttgcctcctgacaaggcagcagagaaacaggaagcatggacaacctgcacttccccccccccccactccttgggttgtcaatcaacacaagctaCCAGTCCCTTCACAGCGGTTGTtttgggggactcaaacttccttccccaccctgagtcccaaaattaattcattataaataaataaataaacaaacaaacaaacaaacacacacacacacacacacaaacacaaacacacacatacatatacacacaattccacattgctatggggaaatgccacaagagttaaacattgtttttaaaaaaccttgcacTTCCGCATTGCTTCAGGATCACACATGTattggccatggtaactggaccccaatacATGTGTGTTAACAgtgaagatttaaaacaaagagcacagatgccaagctcatagggagagggctgctgcatcacatgctcccctttccccattcacatcccacagccagaaaacacaaacaggaatgtgttttggctgcctgaccccaatattactgtgcacacccaagagaacattttatttgaagcgAGGGCATGTTGCTTTGCAGTCCCATAGCTATGTGGActgtaccattaaaaaaaattcaatcagGAAATggcgaggggagggcaggtgcaagggtaggCAAAATGCTACTAAGAGTGTCACACCTTCCTCCCTctagacaggcttgcccctgtttgcaccctaATTTGCAGCATAACAAGAAGAGGAAAATCgagattttgcaatttccctcattgtgaAGCAAACTGGATAAAAACTCacgccacccactggagagctctgggCTGCTGCCgtcatcatgtggaagcagcactaaaacccacaaaaaagaggcaaattcctcatgtggaatcgaTCTCagattatttaataaataaataatttcataaaTCTTGGTGAATTCAACAGAATCAGCAGCCAAGTAATATAGATGCAAGCAAATAACCCAGACTGAACTGGGGAAAATACACTGGAAGGAGAAAGCCTAAACCTTTAGCAGCTGAATCAACTGACAATCCAGATATACTATTTGAGAGAATATGTTAGTTCAGGATGCAATTAACAATAGCCCATGTCAATCAGAGAGAAAGTGTCAAGATAATTTGGATAAGATAGACATGTAAATATAAACACTGTCCCTATTTTCTCTAATTAAGGCCATACTTCAAAACTGCCATCTACCCTGTTCAGACTCTGCTAAGCGAGGCACACAGATGTTACAAAGGCTGACATCCAATCCTTGTTTCTTAAATTGATTTGACTCCCAGTGTCAGCATTGACATTAATTTAGGTTTGTTTGAAATTATGTCTGCTTCTTAGATGTTAACGGGCTATATTCCAAGTTGGTAGTTATTCTCAAATCACCCCAGCAGGGCATAGATCAATGACGATAAGAATGAATTTGCTAAACAGAACCTTTCAGCAAAAGTATCGTCATAATCTCTGAGTCTGTGCTTCTTATTTAGAATTTCCCCCCATCTACCCTTGTCAACTGTACACAAAAGCCAGAGGCTCAGTTAAGCCTGTGCTAGAAACTCTATCCACGAATTACAGCGAACACGCATACTATCTGTGTACAGTGTACATTTGGTTGTTCTTTATATGTGTACTGAGTAATTCCTAAATTATAGTCAAAGCACAAAGTTTCCATGTAGTGCAAACTCCACATTTATTGGTCCCGGTTTCATTCATAAAGTGAATGCATGTTGGCATGATCTGGATGCATTCACAGTAACAAGTGAAGAGGCTTCAGTCGCTGCCCGTTTTCATCCTGTCCTTATTCCAAGGAGTTTATGGCTGTGCATGTCACCCTCCCTCTTTTAATTCTCGTATCAGCCTTCCAAGGTAGGTGAGAGGTAATAACTTGCCCAAAGTCAATTAGTGAATTTCATGGCTGACTGGGGAGCCAAACATCAGCAGCATTTTATATTTTAGATGCCACTGCAcactggggggaaagggaaatacTTCAGGACAATGTTGGAGAAAGCTCAGCTAGTTGCCCTGCAATACTTAGTGAAGGAGAAAGAAATGTGAGGAGACAAGAGATTGCTGTTTTACAATATGAAAAGTGGGTTATTGCAGTCACTAATCTCTATGTGATTGTAACTCTCATCGGTTATTCCCCCAGGATCATTAAAATCGTGTTTGCCAGAAAACaacagagcactgataaagcagaacAGTGTTTATTGCAGGGACTACTGTTGCCTTGGTGGGCTGGATTTCTTGCTTCTGTTGTACAAATAGGTGTCCTTAGTGGTAAGGTCAGCATGTTTTTTTCTATGCCAAGTCTGCCAACTTGCCCCCTATTTGGCCAATTTGATCTTGCCACAGTGGTCCATGCCATCGCCACCTCCAGACCTGACTACTACAATGTGCACTGCACAAAACTGCCCTTTAGGATTCTTCGGAAATTTCAAGTAATCCAGCATGCAGCTGCTAGACCGTTGACCTGCCCATATAAGCCAGTTTTGAGGTAGCTGCACTGGTTGACGATTTCTGAATTAGGCGATGATGTTGGTTataacctttaaagtcctaaaccAAGTGTGTCAAACATAAAGCCTGGGGGCAAGAGAGGGTCTGTGCAGGGCTCCTTTGGGGCTTGTGAACAACTAGTGCAAAGAAGGGAACAGGGGGCTACTTGGGTGGCAGGCAAAGCCACACCAATTGTGGCTTCAGCTCAGCAAAACAACCTTGTCTGCAGCAGTCAAGCATAACACCTTCACTTCAGTGGCAGCCTCACAGGTAAGTTGGGAGACATTGCAACTGCATTCAGACCTCTCCTCTTGGTGTGGGGATGGCTGCAGGGATCAGTATCTGCACATTTGTCTTTGGGACTAGGTGTTCTGTGTTAGGGACTGCTGACAACCAGTTCTGCTGCCATATGGACTTCAGCACCCATGAAAGTCTATGGCGCCATAAACTATAATGGAAATTTTGGCATTCTAATTTTTCCTGGGGCCTGGAGggttgaggtagagcctccaaactttcagggtagctctgggaggctcttccctgactctcctccaaatTCCATAAAGATTGGTCCAAGCACTTCTAGGGGCttctgaagagggtgcccccatccctccattatatcctatagagcgggggtcatcaacccccgctCCACGGCCCACTACCGGGCCGCGATGGCCTCGGTAACGTgccgccatgcctgcctccccccctccgcagcgagaagctcaccaggtggCCCGGCTAGCTGTTtgctgagagggggggaagaggcaggcgcggccgcccgcagacacaaacgcgcatgcatggagctgcagcacatgcgcattagcgccctcTGTTGGTGAAAACGTGTGTGTGCGGCAGCTTTGCGCAcgtgtgttttcaccaccaggtgcgCTAACGTACATGTGCAGcacctgggccgccggctctttcccacccccagaggtggtcctcaacactaaaaaggttggggaccgctactatagagagtctgtcccataggatataatggagggatgtggGCAGCCTCTCCGGGAGCCCCTAGATGCTCACCTTGGATCAAGCATTCTGAAATTTTGAAGGGTATCAGGGAAgatcctcctggagctaccctgaacgtttggaggctctacctcagaTCCTAACCCCCAAGGCCCTTGGAAAGACAGGAAGgccgaaattcccattatagaatatggaagaaggggattggctgcttggactgattgacaggcggaagtgcATATAAGGCATGTTTCTCTCTTCTGCTATTTCCACCAGCTCATGTGGAATGTAATAAGCATGAAATGGTGGCAGACAAGGCGAGACAGTAGAAAAGGTGAGGACTGGCTGGGAAGAGAGATAACATTTAGCTTTGCCATCCAGAATGCAAAACGCTATTTAAACTGATATGCCCCTAGTTATACTGCCCATTGGGTAACCTATGGTCTTTGCCACACATGTGGCCTTCTATGTGCGGTACCATTTCTGACATTTTCTATTATTGTTATTGCATTTCCAGGTTTGAAAAGGATTTGAAGTGGAAAGATGTTGATGATACAACAACCCAGCCTTCCAAATCTAGATTTTTATCAATTTCCTACGAAGTACTGTGCTAACAGAGGCCTATGTCATTTTCTATAACTGAAATTACCCTTCTAAAAATGTTTAGCATGCTCCTCAAAGCAACCAGATAAATTACATGATAGCTATAAATGGAATAGCTAtagatggcaaaattatacagaagaactatacaagagtgagcttaacatccctgataaccatgagggggtagtcactgacctggagcgagatatcctggaatgttttgtcaaatgggccttaggaagtctgaacaacaataaaactagtggaggtgacagcattccagttgaactgttcaaaatcttaaaagacgatgcagtaaaagtgctacactcaatatactagcatattttgaaaaatcaacagtgaccacaggattggaaaaggtcagtttacattccaagcCCAaataagggcaatgccaaagaatgttcaaactactgcaccattgcccTCATTTCTCTTGCTAGCAAAGttgtgctcaaaatcctacaagctaggctccagcaatatgtggaccaagaacttccagaagtatataggatttagaagaggcagaggaactagagatcaaattgccaacatacgctggatcatggagaaagctagggagttccagaagaacatttacttctccttcattgactatgctaaagcctttgattatgtggagcacaacaaattgtggcaagttcttaaagagatgggaataccagaacatcttatctgtctcttgagaaacctatatgcaggtcaagaagcaacagtgagaaccgggcatggaatcactgattggttcaaaattgagaaaggagttcggcaaggctgtatactgtcgccttgcctatttaacttgtatgcggagtacatcatgagaaaggcggggttagatgagtcacacattgggatca from Paroedura picta isolate Pp20150507F chromosome 7, Ppicta_v3.0, whole genome shotgun sequence includes these protein-coding regions:
- the CER1 gene encoding cerberus isoform X2, producing MLLLLIQMLLIPCLGRREQTEELQKKREEIILQLSSQDFLMEDVADATQEVGSWTSTPESPHSQDAKSLSSHPHSKREADSNFRKDAKRFWDLFMLKTKSRSEEVVLPIKTNEMYEETCSTLPFSQNIVYENCETVVVQNNLCFGKCSSFHVPGPEDRLYSFCSHCLPTKFSMRRLRMNCTRAAPLFKVVMIVEECKCEVQRIKDPEIGFLHSDVHAKVYEHN
- the CER1 gene encoding cerberus isoform X1, encoding MLLLLIQMLLIPCLGRREQTEELQKKREEIILQLSSQDFLMEDVAGNKSALELDVFGANSLAEMEYQRPNFVFPYTDATQEVGSWTSTPESPHSQDAKSLSSHPHSKREADSNFRKDAKRFWDLFMLKTKSRSEEVVLPIKTNEMYEETCSTLPFSQNIVYENCETVVVQNNLCFGKCSSFHVPGPEDRLYSFCSHCLPTKFSMRRLRMNCTRAAPLFKVVMIVEECKCEVQRIKDPEIGFLHSDVHAKVYEHN